Sequence from the Burkholderia stabilis genome:
TCCACTTCGGCACGCTGAAGCTGCTCAAGCGCAACTGGGAAAACGTGATCGTCGGCGCGTCGCACGTCGACGAGCTGTGGCAGGCCAACATCGCGTCGAACCAGGTGTCGGGCTACCTGTCGTGGGCGCCCGGCGGCGGCCACAACGGCGCGGGCGTGCTGAACGCGCGGCTCGCGAAGCTCGTGATTCCGGACAGCGCGCAGCACGACCTCGTCGGCCGCGCGATGAACCTGCCGACGCCGACCGACCGACCGATGCCGTCGATCGACCTGATCGTCGACCAGGTCGTCGCGCGCAACCACGACATCGGCCGTCTCGTCGTCAACGCGCGCAACATCGACGAGGAAGGCACGCCGGTGTGGCAGCTCGACAAGCTGGAGCTGTCGAACCCGGCCGCGAAACTCACGGCGACCGGCAACTGGCGCACGTCGCGCCGCGCGCTCGCCCGCGGTGCCGACGAAAACGATGCGCCGCGCCGCACCGTATTCGACTTCAAGCTCGACATCGACAACGCGGGCGCGCTGCTCGACCGCGTCGGCCTGCCGCGCACGCTCGAGAGCGGCCACGGCACGATCACGGGCAAGGTCGGCTGGCGCGGCGGCCCGACCGCGGTCGACTTCCCGTCGTTCGGCGGCCAGGTCGCGCTCGATCTCGAACACGGCCAGATCCTGAAGGTCGATCCGGGCGCCGCCAAGCTGCTCGGCGTGCTGAGCCTGCAGAGCCTCGCGCGCTTCCTGACGCTGAACTTCCGCGACGTGATCGGCAAGGGTTTGCCGTTCGACAAGATCACCGGCACGGGCCAGATCTCGAACGGGATCGCGCGCACCGACGACTTCTCGATGATGACGGGGCCCGCGAACGTCACCGTGCGCGGCGCGGTCGATCTCGGCACCGAGACGCAGGACCTGCACGCGCACGTCGCGCCGAAAATCAGCGCGGGCGCGGCTGCGATCGGGGCCGCGGTCATCAATCCACTGCTCGGCATCGGCGTGCTGGCCGCGAACTACGCGCTGTCGGAAACGCTGTCGCGCGCGTTCGCGCTCGACTACACGATCACGGGCTCGTGGGCGCATCCGCACATCGAGCGGGTGCGGGGCGATCAGGGTAAGATGAATCACGGTCCGGCCGATGCGACGAACCATTGAACCGCGCAGGGTGCCGGGCCGCACCCCATTTATGACGCAACCGATCCCGCGATGACCGACCACACCCGTTCCGCCACGCCCTTCCGGGTCGCCGCGCTGCAGATGGTGAGCACGCCGGACGTCACGCGCAATCTCGCCGAAGCCCGCCGCCTGATCGCGGAAGCGGCCGGCGAAGGCGCGCAGCTCGTGCTGCTGCCCGAGTATTTCTGCTTCATGGGCCACCGCGACACCGACAAGCTCGCGCTCGCCGAACCCTACCAGGACGGCCCGATCCAACGCTTCCTCGCAGACGCCGCGCGCCGCCACGGCATCTGGGTGATCGGCGGCACGCTGCCGCTGAAGGCGCCGGAGCCCGACCGCGTGCTGAACACCACGCTCGTGTTCGATCCGTCCGGCAACGAGGCCGCGCGCTACGACAAGATCCACCTGTTCAACTTCGAGAAGGGCGACGAATCGTTCGACGAGGCGCGCACGATCCGTGCGGGCGACACGGTCGTCGCGTTCGACGCGCCGTTCGGGCGGGTCGGCCTGTCGGTCTGTTACGATCTGCGCTTTCCGGAGCTGTATCGCAGAATGGGCGACTGCGCGCTGATCGTCGTGCCTTCGGCGTTTACCTATACGACGGGCCGCGCGCACTGGGAAACGCTGCTGCGCGCGCGGGCCGTCGAGAACCAGTGCTACGTGCTCGCGGCCGCACAGGGCGGCAAGCACGAGAACGGCCGGCGCACCTGGGGCCACAGCATGCTGATCGACCCGTGGGGCGAGATCGTCGCGGTTCGCGACGTCGGCGCGAGCGTCGTGCTCGGCGCGCTCGATCCGCAGCGCATCGCCGACGTGCGCCAGAGCCTGCCCGCGTGGCGGCACCGCGTGCTGACCTGAATCCGCCGCGCCGCTTGAAACGCCGCGCGGCCAACCCATCTGCCCAGAAGCACCCGACAACTTTTTGAGAAACCCCGATATCCGCATGAACATCATCGAACCCGGCATCCGCAACCTCGCGCTGGCGAAGGACATCCTGCTCACGCCGTACGGCCTCGACGAAAGCCTGCTCACGCGCACGATCGCCGACATCTTCACGCATCGCGTCGACTACGCGGACCTGTACTTCCAGGCGACCCGCAGCGAAGCGTGGAGCCTCGAGGAAGGCATCGTCAAGTCGGGCAGCTTCAGCATCGACCAGGGCGTCGGCGTGCGCGCGGTCGCGGGCGACCGCACCGCGTTCGCGTACTCGGACGACCTGTCGCCCGAAGCGATCGCGCAGGCGGCCGCGGCCACCAAGGCGATCGCGGCGGCCGGCGGCGGCCGGCAGAAGATCAAGGCCGCGACGTCGCTGAAGGGCATCTCGGGCCGCGACCTGTACCTGCCGTCCGATCCGCTCGCGTCGCTCGACGCGACGGCCAAGGTCAAGCTGCTCGAGCGCATCGAGCAGATGGCACGCGGGCGCGACCCGCGCATCCAGCAGGTGATGGCCGGCCTCGCCGGCGAATACGACGTCGTGCTGGTTGCGCGCAGCGACGGCGCGCTCGCGGCCGACATCCGCCCGCTCGTGCGCGTGTCGGTCACGGTGATCGCCGAACAGAACGGCCGCCGCGAGATCGGCTCCGGCGGCGGCGGCGGCCGCTTCGACTACGGCTACTTCACCGACGAAGTCCTGTCGCGCTACGTCGACGACGCCGTGCACGCGGCGCTCGTCAACCTCGACGCGC
This genomic interval carries:
- a CDS encoding carbon-nitrogen hydrolase family protein, whose translation is MTDHTRSATPFRVAALQMVSTPDVTRNLAEARRLIAEAAGEGAQLVLLPEYFCFMGHRDTDKLALAEPYQDGPIQRFLADAARRHGIWVIGGTLPLKAPEPDRVLNTTLVFDPSGNEAARYDKIHLFNFEKGDESFDEARTIRAGDTVVAFDAPFGRVGLSVCYDLRFPELYRRMGDCALIVVPSAFTYTTGRAHWETLLRARAVENQCYVLAAAQGGKHENGRRTWGHSMLIDPWGEIVAVRDVGASVVLGALDPQRIADVRQSLPAWRHRVLT
- the tldD gene encoding metalloprotease TldD, whose product is MNIIEPGIRNLALAKDILLTPYGLDESLLTRTIADIFTHRVDYADLYFQATRSEAWSLEEGIVKSGSFSIDQGVGVRAVAGDRTAFAYSDDLSPEAIAQAAAATKAIAAAGGGRQKIKAATSLKGISGRDLYLPSDPLASLDATAKVKLLERIEQMARGRDPRIQQVMAGLAGEYDVVLVARSDGALAADIRPLVRVSVTVIAEQNGRREIGSGGGGGRFDYGYFTDEVLSRYVDDAVHAALVNLDARPAPAGAMTVVLGPGWPGVLLHEAIGHGLEGDFNRKGSSAFAGRIGEQVAAKGVTVVDDGTLPNRRGSLNIDDEGNPTQCTTLIEDGILKGYIQDTLNARLMKMPVTGNARRESYAALPMPRMTNTYMLNGDKDPQEIIASVKNGLYAVNFGGGQVDITNGKFVFSASEAYMIENGKITYPVKGATLIGSGPESLKYVSMIGNDMSLDTGVGVCGKEGQSVPVGVGQPTLRIDKMTVGGTA